Below is a genomic region from Trichomycterus rosablanca isolate fTriRos1 chromosome 15, fTriRos1.hap1, whole genome shotgun sequence.
CTTTATCTGCTTTTGTTATTACTGAGGTGACCAAAATAAAGTATCATTAATGTCTGGTTAAAACGTTTCTCTTCTCTTACtgattacattaaaaatatatctttaaaaatgtatcatTCTAATTTTTATAACAGAAGATTttacataatattaatataagatttttataaatgtttgaGTTTGATCATGCAGTTTTCTTTTCTTGATACTTGTTTAATTAAgtgatttaatttttttcatttatttactttcattggACCGTTATATACACAAGCTGCAGAATAGGTCATACAAAAATCACTCAGACTTACACATTCCTACTTGATAAAGGGGGAGGATACCCCGCAGTGTGAATCCTGCCAATTACCAATCACGATTAAACACATACTGAGTGCCCTAAATACCAAACGGAAAGACAAAAGTTCTCAATAGCTGGAACAatgaaagacatttttaaccttGTAACTCATTACAATCACTAAATTAGGAATACACACATAATATCAGAGACTACCTAACAGATACAAAGCACCCACATAAacctttcctgccatgaatatAACTCACAAGAGTAAACATGGCTTTAAAAAAGATAgatcaaaaaaataaataaataaataaaacacattctgaTCGAAGCCCCAAATACACCAGAGAGAGACAACAGCTTCACATACCTGGAACTGTTAAACCCTTAACCAAGAAAACACAAGAACAATCCTAAACTTCCTggcagaaacaaaaataaaaacaaaaatataaatggacaataaaaatgttttaaatataacaCTGAACATGCTGTAAACAACACAATCAAGTGTGTAAagtggtgtaaaaaaaatctaataaataaatgtactttcATTACACTTGCATTGTTTCTCAAAGTGAAAATTAAACTTGGTTAATTGATCAGACAATCGACATCTCTCATTCCAAAACAAAATGTAACCCCATGAACCACTAAAATCAGGTCTCCTCTTCCTTTAGTGTACTGGAACACAGATGACGTTGTCCACATTCCAGCAAGCTTTACGCTGTCATTATCTTAGACGCTGCCTTGCATGAAGAAAATCTCCGCTCAGCTTAAATCCTACGTTCATCACAtgaacagaacagagcagaagaAGTTACAGCTCATGACAGGCACGGACTGTTAAAAGTCTCAGATAAACTACAATCATTTTTATTCAGTCTTTCTGCACAGTTTCTGACAGTATAGTTTTGTTGAcccatttattatatattattattattgtaataaactTGCTCCACTCACTGCAACATCACTGCAACATAACAGGGAAGCTCAGTACCGAATGTAATAAGAGTTTCATGATTTTCAGTTTCTTTGAccagtaatatttattattgataatcTGTAATTTAAGATGAAATCACGTTCAAAACAATCTGTAtagttacattatttattaaaaacaggatttatttattataaactttGATTTAAAGAAATAGTTCGGTGAAGATTAAATGTAGACAGTTTCACATTTCCACAAAACTATCAATCAAGCAAAACGTTTTatcttctgtttgcttttgtactGAAGTCACGAGGCTGTAAACGAGTGTTTTAACCCAACTATTGCTTTGTTAAATCAAACTGGCTAATTTTCCTCCCACCAGTTCCTTTTACCCTGCGTTTTACTACGTTCctctattttactttttaatgcaATCCGCAGTTTGCTCTGTCCAGGAGGGTCTGATACAGATGAAGGTTTGGAGTTAAACTCGCTTCCTTTGGAAATTTTCCGTCTCTGCTTGCTCACTAATATTTGTCCTTGCTCCTTTTCTgggtctttgtgtgtgtttacggtCCTTCTGGGTTTGTTTGTTGTACTTTGAACACTATCCTCCCTTCTTTGCTGGTGAAAGCCATCATGCTTTCGCTTGGGCACAAACTCCAGCGCCTTCTCCCAGCTGCCCGTATCCTTGGCGGTTATCAAGATGCGGATCATCTGATCCAGAGTCAGGTTCTTGGCACCACTGTCCCAGTGCAGGTACTCGTCCAGAGGCAGACGGGCCGTGGCCAGCTTGAGGCGCTTGGCATTGGCCAAAGAAACTCCAGACTGGATCGATCGGTCCACCATGGCTCCTATAATGTAGACTTTACTGTGATCGAACGTGCGGAGAACGTTAGGAGAATCCGCCGTCAGGTAGACGAGACTCTCCGAGGGAAATACGTCTATGTGACGCTGGCTGGTAGCAGTGATTAGGAGACGATCCCAGGACTCCTGACCATAGCGCTTAAGGAGTTCACGTTGGTAGGAGCCACCTGACTGAAGGTTGCAGAAATGCAAGTGGAAGGGATCAACCGAGCGGCGGTTCCAACCTTCGCTCTCCATAAGCTGAGAGGATGTGTTCTCCAGCTCCCGCCTTGACATGTGATGATCATAGCTCATGTCGTAGACCAGCGGTTGGCCATGCTGCATGGCTTGTGCCACCCTCCAGCCCAATAATCTGTCCATGGAGCGAGACCAGAAGCGCATCAgatatgtgttttttaatttcgCTTCTCCTTCTTCCTCCACATCATCAGTTTCAAAGTCTCCTTCTTGCTTACAATCATGATCCTTCATCCCGGCCAATCTTTCAgccttctttttctctttcttttctctgtTGGCCTTTTTATGTCCCTCTTTGATCGCCAGATACTTCAGGTACTTCCTTTTGGAAGACTTTGTGGTGAGTTCCGCGAGAGTCTCCAGGTCCTCATCAGAAACATTTTCAGGAACCGTTTTGCCAGCCTGACGCCACATCTCCACCAGTTTACGACTCGCCTCTAATGGAGAGTCCCCTCTGTCCTCTGCAGGAGCGTCTTCTTCACCTTCATCCTGGGGTTTCTCCTCGTAAGATGCTTGGGATCTCATGACTGACTTCCATATGTCCAAGTCCATCTTATCTTTCTGCTGAGGAGCATCGCTTCTCAGAGGCCAGCTGGTACTCAGACATCGCTTTGTAATAAGAGCTGAGCAGGATGAAGAGAGGGACGGTGTAGAAAAACTGGCATATTTATGATTTTGAAGTGTGCACGTCAAAGAAGTGTGGAACCTCCTCAGCAAACCCACAACATGGAATCTGACTAATGTCATGGTTTACACAAGTCACAGAGATCCAGCAGGAAAAAAATCGCACATGCACTGCTGGATTTATCTGGCTAACTGTGGAtatcagttaaacaaatgaggcAGAACATGTTGCTGTAGAAGCAGCTCTGATCTCACTGGTACACAAACTATTTACCATGTTTCGGTTTACATGCTCTCTCAGGTCACGCCGACCATCGGTGCATCGCCTATTTCAATCGGAGTGAAACAAACAGTCTGCCttgatgttattttatttgtttaaatacgtATATGCGTAAAAAGGcatgaatacatttaaaatgttgatttaatatttaacattattattattattgttagaatTACTATTGTACGAGGCTGCTTTTACAATTACACTTTAACCAATTTACCATGTTTCCACACGACTAAAATTTAATGGTGCAAACATGGTTCTGTTTCAAACCACATACATCCTCCCTAGATAGGGTGAATAATAAGTAAACGGTctgcctatttatttatttatttatttaagatagcaatattgttattattatatatattatattattattattgtaagagGCCGCTTTTAAATTGTACCTTAACCGTTTTACCATGTTTCCACAcgactaaaatgtaattgtgcAGACATCGGTTCTGTTTCAAACCACATACATCCTCCCTACATAgtgttatttacaaataataattacactGCCTGCTTATTTACATgtgcttatttatttacgtaTTTACATGTATCCAATATGTAATGGCTTATTTATGTTTACGGAAAGTAAatcgtttttttaaattaattaatgaatcaaTTTGTTAttacaaacagacacacaaagaACAG
It encodes:
- the trmt10c gene encoding tRNA methyltransferase 10 homolog C is translated as MTLVRFHVVGLLRRFHTSLTCTLQNHKYASFSTPSLSSSCSALITKRCLSTSWPLRSDAPQQKDKMDLDIWKSVMRSQASYEEKPQDEGEEDAPAEDRGDSPLEASRKLVEMWRQAGKTVPENVSDEDLETLAELTTKSSKRKYLKYLAIKEGHKKANREKKEKKKAERLAGMKDHDCKQEGDFETDDVEEEGEAKLKNTYLMRFWSRSMDRLLGWRVAQAMQHGQPLVYDMSYDHHMSRRELENTSSQLMESEGWNRRSVDPFHLHFCNLQSGGSYQRELLKRYGQESWDRLLITATSQRHIDVFPSESLVYLTADSPNVLRTFDHSKVYIIGAMVDRSIQSGVSLANAKRLKLATARLPLDEYLHWDSGAKNLTLDQMIRILITAKDTGSWEKALEFVPKRKHDGFHQQRREDSVQSTTNKPRRTVNTHKDPEKEQGQILVSKQRRKISKGSEFNSKPSSVSDPPGQSKLRIALKSKIEERSKTQGKRNWWEEN